Proteins from a genomic interval of Caldanaerovirga acetigignens:
- a CDS encoding glycosyltransferase family 4 protein has translation MLNPKGKVLFLATVYTHLAYFHIPFMQLLQNKGYEVHAAASPDEGGKEDVEATGARCWDITFSRSPYSLKNWRAMKELGYLFEAYRFDLIHVYTPVAAFLGRFVARAKNQGPVLYTAHGFHFYRGAPLKNWLLYYPLERLASRWTDGLIVINREDFESARRLSFEPGRNLFYVHGVGVDLSYYTSLSSTGEYVRVKLGLSHSDIIVTCVAEMNPNKNHMLLLSAWKKLAAECSNCHLLMVGKGELMQVLQKKVRKEKIPRVYFLGYRRDVPQILLESDIVTLTSKREGLPKSIMEAMAAGKPVVATNVRGSRDLVEHGKTGFLLELGDTEGLFLALKSLIENEKLRKTMGQAGREKIKDYSLDRVLNEMEAIYMRYL, from the coding sequence TTGCTTAACCCCAAAGGCAAAGTCCTGTTCCTCGCCACAGTCTATACCCACTTGGCTTATTTTCACATACCTTTTATGCAGCTTTTGCAAAATAAAGGCTACGAAGTACACGCAGCAGCTTCTCCAGATGAGGGTGGAAAAGAAGATGTAGAGGCTACAGGGGCAAGGTGCTGGGATATAACTTTTTCCCGTTCGCCCTATAGCCTTAAAAATTGGCGAGCTATGAAAGAATTAGGCTACCTGTTCGAGGCTTACCGTTTTGATCTTATCCATGTCTATACCCCCGTAGCCGCTTTTCTAGGGAGATTCGTGGCTAGAGCTAAAAATCAAGGCCCCGTGCTATACACGGCTCATGGATTTCACTTTTACCGGGGTGCACCTTTAAAAAACTGGCTCCTGTATTACCCCCTGGAACGGCTGGCTTCCCGCTGGACCGACGGGCTCATCGTGATCAATAGGGAAGATTTCGAAAGCGCCCGCCGGCTCAGCTTTGAGCCGGGCAGAAACCTCTTTTACGTGCATGGTGTAGGAGTAGATCTTAGCTATTATACATCTCTGTCTTCCACAGGAGAATACGTACGGGTAAAACTCGGCCTTTCTCACTCTGATATAATTGTCACCTGTGTGGCAGAAATGAATCCCAATAAAAATCACATGTTGCTCTTGAGTGCATGGAAAAAGCTAGCGGCAGAATGTTCTAATTGTCACCTCCTGATGGTAGGTAAAGGAGAGCTGATGCAGGTTCTGCAGAAAAAAGTAAGGAAAGAAAAAATACCTAGGGTGTATTTCCTAGGCTACCGCCGGGATGTACCTCAAATCCTTCTGGAAAGTGATATTGTGACTCTAACCTCAAAGCGTGAAGGCCTTCCTAAGTCTATTATGGAGGCTATGGCTGCTGGGAAACCGGTGGTGGCTACTAATGTGCGCGGCAGTCGCGATCTGGTAGAACACGGAAAAACGGGGTTTTTGTTGGAATTAGGGGATACTGAAGGTTTGTTTCTTGCCCTTAAGAGTCTTATAGAAAACGAAAAATTGCGTAAAACCATGGGTCAAGCCGGCCGTGAAAAGATTAAAGATTATTCCCTGGACAGGGTTCTCAATGAGATGGAGGCTATTTACATGCGTTATTTGTAA